In a single window of the Pseudomonas oryzihabitans genome:
- a CDS encoding DUF2934 domain-containing protein, translating into MTQKDERIQQLAYQIWESEGRPAHEHDRHWEMATRLYEAEQEGVAKKTAAKKPRAATAAASAEKPVAGKARTTGKTKSGSEKAATEAAAAGESVTEKVESAAKKVASKVKQAVKPSASKTNASKAKADANVEATGVGVAPATPKKPRASRAKSATAKPPASE; encoded by the coding sequence ATGACCCAAAAAGACGAACGCATTCAGCAGCTCGCCTATCAGATCTGGGAGTCCGAAGGACGGCCGGCCCACGAACATGATCGCCACTGGGAGATGGCGACCCGCTTGTACGAAGCCGAACAGGAAGGCGTCGCCAAGAAGACCGCTGCCAAGAAACCGCGCGCTGCCACGGCTGCAGCGAGCGCGGAAAAGCCCGTTGCAGGCAAGGCGCGCACCACTGGCAAGACCAAGAGTGGCAGCGAGAAGGCTGCCACCGAGGCCGCAGCCGCTGGTGAATCGGTGACCGAGAAGGTCGAGTCGGCCGCCAAGAAGGTCGCCTCCAAGGTGAAGCAGGCGGTCAAGCCCAGTGCAAGCAAGACCAACGCCAGCAAGGCTAAAGCCGATGCCAACGTCGAGGCGACTGGCGTAGGTGTGGCACCTGCCACGCCGAAGAAGCCCCGCGCTTCCCGCGCCAAGTCGGCGACGGCCAAGCCCCCCGCCAGCGAGTGA
- the treZ gene encoding malto-oligosyltrehalose trehalohydrolase gives MTDISRDAAAVTGGYAWQTRAGATLVSKDRTLFHFWAPSADAVSVVLEGGMTIPMEAEQDGWFAVEAQCGAGTRYRYQIEDLLVPDPASRAQAGDVHEPSIVIDPTTYHWQSVEWQGRPWHESVIYELHVGTLGGFSGVEKLVPRLAALGVTAIELMPLSEFPGSRNWGYDGVLPYAVEASYGTPDDLKSLIDTAHTHGVMVYLDVVYNHFGPDGNYLHAYAERFFREDIHTPWGAAIDFRQDAVRRYFIDNALMWLMEYRFDGLRFDAVHAIGDKGFLEEMAEEIRSTVEPGRHVHLMLENEDNTATLLGGQHYDAQWADDWHNVMHPLLTGENEGYYQDFTEDATAKLVRCLGEGFIYQGEPTRHGKARGEPSKNLPASAFVIFLQNHDQVGNRAFGERLTRLAPEPALKAATALLLLSPMIPLLFIGEEWGSRQPFLFFTSHNDELAELVRDGRRNEFKDFDFFTSEEHRQQIPDPNAPKTFEDSKPNFGEADQPDHGAWLGLYRELLEIRRRELFPRLEGARAEGAEALADRAVRARWSLADGSRLTIELNLSENAVQVDDAPQGELLHSSDAAATPARQDGQLAAHCAMVWLEKQA, from the coding sequence ATGACTGATATTTCGCGCGACGCAGCCGCGGTAACCGGGGGCTACGCCTGGCAAACCCGCGCCGGTGCCACCCTGGTGAGCAAGGACCGTACGCTGTTTCACTTCTGGGCGCCCAGCGCCGACGCCGTGTCGGTGGTGCTGGAAGGCGGCATGACCATCCCCATGGAAGCCGAGCAAGACGGCTGGTTCGCAGTGGAGGCGCAGTGCGGTGCCGGCACCCGCTATCGCTATCAGATCGAAGATCTGCTGGTCCCGGACCCCGCTTCCCGCGCCCAGGCCGGCGATGTGCACGAGCCGAGCATCGTCATCGACCCCACCACCTACCACTGGCAGTCCGTCGAGTGGCAGGGTCGTCCCTGGCACGAAAGCGTCATCTACGAATTGCATGTCGGCACCCTGGGCGGGTTCTCGGGCGTGGAGAAATTGGTACCCCGCCTGGCCGCGCTGGGCGTCACCGCCATCGAACTGATGCCCCTGTCGGAATTCCCGGGCAGTCGCAACTGGGGCTATGACGGCGTCCTGCCCTATGCCGTGGAAGCTTCCTACGGCACCCCCGACGATCTCAAGTCGCTGATCGATACCGCCCACACCCATGGCGTCATGGTCTATCTGGACGTGGTCTACAACCACTTCGGCCCCGACGGTAACTACCTGCACGCCTACGCCGAGCGCTTCTTCCGCGAAGACATCCATACCCCCTGGGGCGCCGCCATCGACTTCCGCCAGGACGCCGTGCGCCGCTACTTCATCGACAACGCCCTGATGTGGCTGATGGAGTACCGCTTCGACGGCCTGCGCTTCGATGCCGTCCACGCCATTGGCGACAAGGGCTTCCTCGAGGAAATGGCCGAGGAGATCCGCAGTACCGTCGAACCGGGTCGCCATGTCCACCTCATGCTGGAAAACGAAGACAACACCGCTACCCTGTTGGGCGGACAGCATTACGACGCCCAGTGGGCGGACGACTGGCACAACGTCATGCACCCGTTGCTGACCGGTGAGAACGAAGGGTACTACCAGGACTTCACCGAGGATGCGACGGCCAAGCTGGTGCGTTGCCTGGGCGAGGGCTTCATCTATCAGGGCGAGCCGACCCGTCATGGCAAGGCCCGGGGCGAACCGAGCAAGAATCTGCCCGCCTCGGCCTTCGTCATCTTCCTGCAGAACCATGACCAGGTGGGTAACCGCGCCTTCGGTGAACGTCTGACCCGACTGGCGCCGGAACCCGCACTGAAGGCTGCTACCGCCCTGCTGCTGCTCAGCCCGATGATTCCCTTGCTGTTCATCGGTGAGGAATGGGGCAGCCGCCAACCCTTCCTATTCTTTACCAGCCACAACGACGAGCTGGCCGAACTGGTACGGGATGGCCGCCGCAACGAGTTCAAGGACTTCGACTTCTTCACCAGTGAAGAACATCGCCAGCAGATCCCTGACCCGAATGCGCCCAAGACCTTCGAAGATTCCAAGCCCAATTTCGGCGAGGCCGATCAGCCCGACCATGGCGCCTGGCTTGGCCTGTATCGCGAGCTGCTGGAGATCCGTCGCCGGGAACTCTTCCCGCGCCTGGAAGGCGCTCGTGCCGAAGGTGCCGAAGCCCTGGCCGACCGTGCCGTGCGGGCACGCTGGAGCCTGGCCGATGGCAGCCGCCTGACCATCGAACTCAACCTGAGCGAGAACGCCGTGCAGGTCGACGACGCACCCCAGGGTGAATTGCTGCACAGCAGCGACGCGGCGGCGACGCCAGCCCGGCAGGACGGTCAGCTGGCTGCCCACTGTGCAATGGTCTGGCTGGAGAAACAGGCATGA
- the glgA gene encoding glycogen synthase GlgA — MANAVVGKFGALEPVETATRTTRSSSPHKRIEEPQLTLSSVVESRKRILFVTPEISDFVKAGGLGEVSGALPRALAASHDVRVLIPGYRQVMAAIKDRVQMVGRIAARAAMPACDIGRVNLDDGLVVYVLICPELYERSGNPYGDLNGADWADNHIRFGRLASAAADFALGDASIRWVPDLLHLNDWQTGLAAGYLRWKGAATPCLTTIHNLAYQGLFPASVMADLDIPAHAFQMEGLEFWGKVSFLKAGLVYADHITTVSHTYAQEITTPEFGCGLEGLLQVKARQGKLTGLLNGIDDGWSACSDPHLCQQFHESDWDGKAVNAARIREEFDLEPSNGPLFAVVSRLVQQKGIDLTIQAADHIVARGGQLMIIGCGEPHIERQVRALALRYPGRVSAHIGFCETEARRMYAGSDFLLMPSRFEPCGLSQMYAQRFASLPIATRTGGLADSIEDGTTGFLFAPLSLENYIGAIDRALGVFERQGLLLAMRHRAMQGPFFWSECAKPYASLYLDLLQATAHQERHVGV, encoded by the coding sequence ATGGCAAATGCCGTCGTGGGGAAATTTGGGGCTCTGGAGCCCGTAGAAACTGCCACTCGCACCACCAGATCCAGCTCTCCTCACAAGCGTATTGAAGAGCCTCAGCTGACGCTGAGCTCCGTTGTTGAAAGCCGCAAGCGTATTCTTTTCGTTACCCCGGAGATTTCCGACTTCGTCAAGGCCGGCGGCCTGGGCGAGGTATCCGGCGCCCTGCCCCGCGCCCTCGCCGCCTCCCATGACGTCCGGGTACTGATCCCTGGTTATCGTCAGGTGATGGCCGCGATCAAGGACCGGGTGCAGATGGTCGGCCGCATCGCCGCCCGTGCTGCCATGCCGGCCTGCGACATCGGTCGCGTCAATCTGGACGACGGGCTGGTCGTCTATGTATTGATCTGCCCTGAGCTCTACGAGCGCTCGGGCAATCCCTATGGCGACCTGAACGGCGCCGATTGGGCTGACAACCATATCCGTTTCGGGCGTTTGGCCAGCGCCGCTGCCGATTTCGCCCTGGGCGACGCCTCCATTCGCTGGGTGCCGGATCTGCTGCACCTCAACGACTGGCAGACGGGCCTTGCCGCCGGCTACCTGCGCTGGAAGGGTGCCGCTACCCCCTGCCTGACCACCATCCACAACCTGGCGTATCAGGGCCTGTTCCCGGCCTCGGTCATGGCCGACCTGGATATTCCCGCCCACGCCTTCCAGATGGAAGGTCTGGAATTCTGGGGCAAGGTGTCCTTCCTCAAGGCCGGCCTGGTCTACGCCGACCACATCACCACCGTCAGCCATACCTATGCCCAGGAAATCACCACCCCGGAATTCGGCTGCGGGCTTGAAGGCCTGCTGCAGGTCAAGGCTCGTCAGGGCAAGCTGACCGGTCTGCTCAATGGCATCGACGATGGCTGGAGCGCCTGCAGCGATCCGCACCTGTGCCAGCAGTTCCACGAATCCGACTGGGACGGCAAGGCGGTCAACGCTGCCCGCATCCGCGAGGAATTCGACCTCGAGCCGTCCAATGGCCCGTTGTTCGCCGTGGTCTCGCGTCTGGTCCAGCAGAAAGGCATCGATCTGACCATCCAGGCGGCCGATCACATCGTCGCCCGCGGCGGCCAGTTGATGATCATCGGTTGCGGTGAGCCGCACATCGAGCGGCAGGTGCGTGCTCTTGCTCTGCGCTATCCGGGTCGTGTCAGCGCCCACATCGGCTTTTGCGAGACGGAAGCCCGACGCATGTATGCAGGCAGCGATTTCCTGCTGATGCCTTCGCGCTTCGAGCCCTGCGGCCTGAGCCAGATGTATGCCCAGCGCTTCGCCTCGCTGCCAATCGCGACCCGTACCGGCGGCCTGGCTGACAGCATCGAAGACGGCACTACCGGCTTCCTGTTCGCCCCGCTGTCGCTGGAAAACTACATCGGTGCGATCGATCGCGCCCTGGGCGTTTTCGAACGCCAGGGCCTGCTGCTGGCCATGCGTCACAGGGCCATGCAAGGGCCGTTCTTCTGGTCCGAATGCGCCAAACCCTATGCCTCGCTGTACCTCGATCTGCTCCAGGCCACCGCTCACCAGGAGCGTCACGTCGGCGTCTGA
- the glgX gene encoding glycogen debranching protein GlgX, whose amino-acid sequence MTSTDSNKPLTEATTFISKSKSRVREGLPYPLGATWDGSGVNFAIFSANATKVELCLFDDEGKEEIERIELPEFTNEIWHGYLPDARPGTLYGYRVHGPYEPQNGHRFNHNKLLIDPYAKQIVGELEWNDALFGYTIGHADGDLSFDERDSAPFMPRCRVIDPAFTWGNTTHPRVPRDRTVFYETHVRGYTMLHPAVPENARGTFSGLQESEVIDYIKSLGVTSVELMPIHYFLDDNHLLEKGLRNFWGYNTLAFFAPHSRYMASQSIGEFKVMVARMHNAGLEVILDVVYNHTAEGNEMGPTLSLKGIDNANYYRLMPDDARYYINDTGTGNTLNMSHPCVLQMVTDSLRYWATEMGVDGFRFDLATILGREPDGFDEGGGFLHACRQDPILAETKLIAEPWDCGPGGYQVGNFPPGWMEWNDTFRDTARAFWKGDEDKIGDFAKILLGSGDKFNRRGRKPYSSVNFVTAHDGFTLADTVSYNDKHNEANGEGNNDGHSHNLSWNCGVEGETDDPEIIELRYRQMRNLLATLFLSQGTPMLLAGDEFARTQGGNNNGYCQDSEIGWVNWEISDKSAELQEYVRNLIDLRRRYPLLRRSRFFTGAYNEELGVKDVTWLQPGGTEMGDEQWQDGSNKCMGILLDGRAQPTGIRRKGADTSLLILVNAHYDVVDFTLPEVPMGEHWSLQLDTNQPDLDTGDVFKFGETYQVTGRSVLLFELTQTKRRKRQA is encoded by the coding sequence ATGACTTCAACTGATTCCAACAAGCCCTTAACCGAAGCGACCACTTTCATCAGTAAGTCCAAGTCTCGTGTTCGTGAAGGCCTGCCCTACCCCCTGGGCGCTACCTGGGACGGCTCCGGCGTGAACTTCGCCATCTTTTCCGCCAACGCCACCAAGGTCGAACTTTGCCTCTTCGACGATGAAGGCAAGGAAGAAATCGAGCGCATCGAACTGCCGGAATTCACCAACGAGATCTGGCACGGCTACCTGCCCGATGCCCGTCCTGGCACCCTCTACGGTTACCGTGTACACGGCCCCTACGAGCCGCAGAATGGCCATCGCTTCAACCACAACAAGCTGCTGATCGATCCCTACGCCAAGCAGATCGTTGGTGAGCTGGAGTGGAACGATGCCCTGTTCGGCTACACCATCGGCCATGCCGATGGCGATCTGTCCTTCGACGAGCGTGACAGCGCCCCCTTCATGCCGCGCTGCCGGGTGATCGACCCTGCCTTCACCTGGGGTAACACCACCCATCCGCGTGTCCCGCGTGATCGCACCGTGTTCTATGAGACCCACGTCCGCGGCTACACCATGCTGCACCCGGCAGTGCCCGAGAATGCCCGAGGCACCTTCTCCGGTCTGCAGGAAAGCGAAGTGATCGACTACATCAAGTCCCTCGGCGTGACCTCCGTCGAGCTGATGCCGATCCACTACTTCCTCGACGACAACCACCTGCTGGAAAAGGGCCTGAGAAACTTCTGGGGCTACAACACCCTGGCGTTCTTCGCCCCGCATTCGCGCTACATGGCCAGCCAGTCCATCGGTGAGTTCAAGGTGATGGTCGCGCGCATGCACAATGCCGGCCTCGAAGTCATTCTCGACGTGGTCTACAACCATACCGCCGAAGGCAACGAGATGGGTCCGACCCTCTCGCTCAAGGGCATCGACAACGCCAACTACTACCGCCTGATGCCTGATGATGCGCGCTACTACATCAACGACACCGGCACCGGTAACACCCTGAACATGAGCCACCCCTGCGTCCTGCAGATGGTGACCGACTCACTGCGCTACTGGGCGACCGAGATGGGTGTGGACGGCTTCCGCTTCGACCTGGCGACCATCCTGGGCCGCGAACCGGACGGTTTCGACGAAGGCGGCGGTTTCCTGCATGCCTGCCGTCAGGATCCGATCCTGGCCGAGACCAAGCTCATCGCCGAGCCCTGGGACTGTGGCCCCGGTGGCTACCAGGTCGGCAACTTCCCGCCCGGCTGGATGGAGTGGAACGATACCTTCCGCGACACCGCGCGTGCCTTCTGGAAGGGTGACGAAGACAAGATCGGCGACTTCGCGAAGATCCTCCTGGGCTCCGGCGACAAGTTCAACCGTCGCGGTCGCAAGCCCTATTCTTCCGTGAACTTCGTGACCGCCCACGATGGCTTCACCCTGGCCGATACCGTGTCGTACAACGACAAGCACAACGAGGCCAATGGCGAAGGCAACAACGACGGTCATTCCCATAACCTGTCGTGGAACTGCGGTGTCGAAGGCGAGACCGACGATCCGGAAATCATCGAGCTGCGCTATCGGCAGATGCGCAATCTGCTGGCCACGCTGTTCCTTTCCCAGGGCACGCCCATGCTGCTGGCGGGTGACGAGTTCGCCCGTACCCAGGGCGGCAACAACAACGGTTACTGCCAGGACAGCGAAATCGGCTGGGTGAACTGGGAAATCAGCGACAAGAGTGCCGAGCTGCAAGAGTACGTGCGCAATCTGATCGACTTGCGTCGTCGCTATCCCCTGCTGCGTCGTAGCCGCTTCTTCACCGGTGCCTACAACGAGGAACTGGGCGTCAAGGACGTCACCTGGCTGCAGCCCGGTGGTACCGAGATGGGCGACGAGCAGTGGCAGGACGGCAGCAACAAGTGCATGGGCATCCTGCTCGATGGCCGCGCCCAGCCGACCGGCATTCGCCGCAAGGGCGCGGATACCTCGCTGCTGATTCTGGTCAATGCTCACTATGACGTGGTGGATTTCACCCTGCCGGAAGTCCCCATGGGCGAGCATTGGTCCCTGCAGCTGGATACCAATCAGCCTGACCTGGATACCGGCGACGTCTTCAAATTCGGAGAAACCTATCAGGTCACCGGACGCTCGGTATTGCTGTTCGAGCTGACCCAGACCAAGCGGAGGAAGCGCCAGGCATGA
- the treY gene encoding malto-oligosyltrehalose synthase gives MSRLRATVRLQFHKDFTFDNALPLVDYYAKLGISHVYASPITTARAGSVHGYDVVDPTRVNPELGGEEALRRLVARLREHGMGLIADFVPNHTNVGGSENAWWLDILEWGRQSRYASFYDINWYGPDPDLQGQVLLPFLGDAYGNVLQAGDLKLVFDAEQGAFRVEYYAHHFPINPGTYGQILRESDLPQLSLFADAFSARAKDLEEARGAQRQLADAAKDPAVAAAIEKAVAAFDGSQPSNQERLHALLESQHYRLASWRTASDDINWRRFFDITELGGLRMERHEVFEETHSLIFRLISEGLLDGLRLDHIDGLANPRAYCRKLRRRVDDLCASRSGGAPEDGFPIYIEKILADGEQLREGWGIDGTTGYEFMNEVSAVQHAASGEAPLRQFWAEQTGRTEDFLEEVREARRLVLTGALSSEFESAVHTLHLLAQQDWRTRDTSQGAIRRVLLELIVQFKVYRTYAGAAGFVGADAQWFDTALEAARPHVSEAEQPLLEQLRAWLGGDAPRHKPVGSVARREQRRAITKFQQLTSPIAAKAVEDTACYRSAPLLSRNDVGFDPQHFAQPVSAFHKASGWRAEHFPRNMLTTATHDHKRGEDTRARLAVVSERPDAYIAQVSGWMNQAAPLRGQWNDAPAPTPGDELMLYQTLLASWPLHLEADDQAGLQAYLERLLQWQEKALREEKLESDWWAPNGDYEAACKAFLEGLLTNDDYRALRGEIVTAVHELAPAGALNGLVQMLLRNTAPGVPDLYQGGEFWDFSLVEPDNRRAVDYAPRQQALAQHASASAALDAWQDGAVKQQVLATVLQLRKQQPQLFTEGTYLPLTVAGAHADQVLAFARTWEQHAVIVIVPVHASDLLETAGKLTFSAETWQDTRIKLPETLSMYRFGETFAPSSVHDQKKELSVGEVLARFPLGLLSTQDITQGAAPQ, from the coding sequence ATGAGTCGCTTGCGCGCTACCGTACGCCTGCAGTTCCACAAGGATTTCACCTTCGATAATGCCCTGCCCCTGGTCGATTATTACGCCAAGCTGGGCATCAGCCATGTCTATGCATCCCCCATCACCACGGCCCGCGCCGGATCCGTGCACGGCTACGACGTGGTCGACCCCACCCGGGTCAACCCGGAGCTGGGTGGTGAAGAGGCGTTGCGTCGCCTGGTAGCCCGCCTGCGCGAGCATGGCATGGGCCTGATCGCCGACTTCGTGCCCAACCACACCAATGTGGGTGGCTCGGAAAACGCCTGGTGGCTGGACATCCTCGAATGGGGACGCCAGAGCCGCTATGCCAGCTTCTACGACATCAACTGGTACGGACCGGACCCGGATCTGCAGGGCCAAGTGCTGCTGCCCTTCCTGGGAGATGCCTATGGCAACGTGCTGCAGGCCGGCGACCTCAAGCTGGTGTTCGACGCCGAGCAAGGCGCCTTCCGAGTGGAGTACTACGCCCACCACTTCCCCATCAACCCGGGCACCTATGGCCAGATCCTGCGCGAGAGCGACCTGCCTCAACTGAGCCTCTTCGCCGATGCCTTCTCGGCGCGTGCCAAGGACCTGGAAGAAGCCCGCGGCGCCCAGCGCCAGCTGGCGGACGCCGCCAAGGACCCGGCCGTGGCAGCCGCCATCGAAAAGGCGGTCGCCGCCTTCGACGGTAGCCAGCCATCCAACCAGGAACGCCTGCACGCCCTGCTGGAGAGCCAGCACTATCGCCTGGCCAGCTGGCGTACCGCCTCGGACGACATCAACTGGCGACGCTTCTTCGACATCACCGAACTGGGCGGCCTGCGCATGGAACGCCACGAGGTGTTCGAGGAAACCCATTCGCTGATCTTCCGCCTCATCAGCGAAGGCCTGCTCGACGGCCTGCGCCTGGATCACATCGACGGCCTGGCCAATCCCCGTGCCTATTGCCGCAAGCTACGTCGCCGCGTGGACGACCTCTGCGCCAGCCGCAGCGGTGGTGCGCCGGAAGATGGCTTCCCCATCTATATCGAGAAGATCCTGGCCGACGGCGAGCAGCTGCGCGAAGGCTGGGGCATCGATGGCACCACCGGCTACGAGTTCATGAACGAGGTCTCGGCGGTGCAGCATGCCGCCAGCGGTGAAGCGCCCCTTCGTCAGTTCTGGGCCGAGCAGACCGGTCGTACCGAGGACTTCCTCGAAGAGGTTCGGGAGGCACGGCGTCTGGTGCTCACCGGCGCCCTCTCCAGCGAATTCGAATCGGCCGTGCACACGCTGCACCTCTTGGCCCAACAGGACTGGCGTACCCGTGACACCAGCCAAGGCGCCATCCGCCGGGTGCTGCTGGAGCTGATCGTGCAGTTCAAGGTCTATCGCACCTATGCCGGCGCAGCCGGTTTCGTCGGCGCCGATGCCCAGTGGTTCGATACCGCGCTGGAAGCGGCCCGCCCCCACGTCAGCGAAGCGGAACAGCCGCTGCTGGAGCAATTGCGCGCCTGGCTGGGTGGCGATGCACCGCGGCACAAGCCGGTGGGCAGCGTGGCCCGTCGCGAACAGCGTCGCGCCATCACCAAGTTCCAGCAACTCACTTCGCCCATCGCCGCCAAGGCTGTGGAAGACACCGCCTGCTATCGTTCCGCCCCTCTGCTCTCGCGCAACGATGTGGGTTTCGATCCCCAGCATTTCGCCCAACCCGTGAGTGCCTTCCACAAGGCCAGCGGTTGGCGTGCCGAGCACTTCCCGCGCAACATGCTGACCACTGCGACCCACGACCACAAGCGCGGCGAAGACACCCGTGCGCGTCTGGCGGTGGTCTCCGAACGACCGGATGCCTATATCGCCCAGGTCAGTGGCTGGATGAATCAGGCGGCTCCCCTGCGTGGCCAGTGGAACGATGCTCCCGCGCCGACGCCGGGCGATGAGCTGATGCTCTACCAGACCCTGCTCGCCAGCTGGCCGCTACACCTGGAAGCCGACGATCAGGCCGGCCTGCAGGCCTATCTGGAACGCCTGCTGCAGTGGCAGGAAAAGGCTCTGCGTGAAGAGAAGCTGGAGTCCGACTGGTGGGCGCCGAACGGCGACTACGAGGCAGCCTGCAAAGCCTTCCTGGAAGGCCTGCTGACCAACGACGACTACCGCGCCCTGCGCGGCGAGATCGTGACCGCCGTACACGAACTGGCGCCTGCCGGCGCGCTGAACGGCCTGGTGCAGATGCTGCTGCGCAACACCGCGCCCGGCGTTCCCGACCTCTACCAGGGCGGTGAATTCTGGGACTTCAGCCTGGTGGAACCCGACAACCGCCGCGCCGTGGACTATGCCCCGCGCCAGCAGGCCCTGGCGCAACACGCCTCTGCCAGTGCGGCACTGGACGCCTGGCAGGACGGCGCGGTCAAGCAACAGGTGCTGGCCACCGTGCTGCAACTGCGCAAGCAGCAACCACAGCTGTTCACCGAAGGTACCTACCTGCCGCTGACCGTAGCGGGAGCCCATGCCGATCAGGTACTGGCCTTCGCCCGTACCTGGGAGCAGCACGCGGTGATCGTCATCGTGCCGGTACATGCCTCCGACCTGCTGGAAACCGCTGGGAAGCTCACCTTTTCTGCAGAGACGTGGCAGGACACCCGGATAAAACTCCCGGAAACCTTGTCCATGTACCGTTTTGGGGAAACTTTTGCCCCTTCGTCTGTCCATGACCAGAAGAAAGAGCTTTCTGTCGGCGAGGTTCTGGCACGTTTTCCGCTTGGATTGCTCAGCACACAAGACATCACTCAAGGAGCCGCACCGCAATGA
- the malQ gene encoding 4-alpha-glucanotransferase: MSGDRLEQLAKAAGIAIEWTAYDGQHQRVSPEALRNLLKAIELPADSDADIDASLRKLAEVGDKDHLPPLLTAVVGKPVGTPDQFKRGVRYEVQLEDGERLEGQVDDQGQLAPISAVGYHQAEIGGEALTLAVAPERCFTIADATGDEQARLWGLAVQLYSLRRDGGSGAGDLQGLVQLAKAAAGKGADALAISPLHAMFSADGSRYSPYSPSSRVFFNVLYAAPELVLGAEPVRQAMQRAGLQAEAERLEQLELIDWPALAKLRLRLLRTLHLEFRTAAGTLRERFEAFRRDGGEALENHCRFEALHASFTQGNASPSWQHWPQQYRDPKNPAVAEFAERHAQDVEFYAFTQWLASEGLSAAQKQCRESGMKIGLIADIAVGADGGGSQAWSRQEELLASVTVGCPPDLLNQKGQGWGISAFSPSGMVKHGFRAFIEMLKANFAHAGGVRIDHVMGLQRLWLVPEGASPADGAYLSYPIDDLLRLVALESWRHRCVVMGEDLGTVPEGFRERLAERAVMGMQILLFERDDKAFKPAAGWSDTAMGMPTTHDLPTLTGWWQGRDADWQEKLGLLPDGTTRQDRLYERAEDRQYLAKVLNLDDTRESNVEQAVDAAIEFIGRTPAPLIILPVEDALGQLEQANLPGTTNEHPNWLRRWDAPAERLLDATTPERRLSVLSTARNNPENTR; encoded by the coding sequence ATGAGTGGCGATCGTCTGGAACAATTGGCCAAAGCCGCCGGTATCGCCATCGAGTGGACCGCCTACGATGGCCAGCACCAACGGGTGAGCCCCGAGGCACTACGCAATCTGCTCAAGGCTATCGAGCTGCCCGCGGACAGTGACGCGGACATCGATGCCAGCCTGCGCAAGCTGGCCGAGGTCGGCGACAAGGATCACCTGCCTCCCCTCCTCACGGCCGTGGTCGGTAAACCCGTCGGGACACCCGACCAGTTCAAGCGTGGCGTCCGCTATGAGGTGCAGTTGGAAGACGGCGAGCGCCTGGAAGGTCAGGTAGATGACCAGGGCCAGCTCGCGCCCATCAGTGCCGTCGGTTATCACCAGGCGGAAATCGGTGGTGAAGCCCTGACCCTGGCCGTTGCGCCGGAGCGCTGCTTTACCATCGCCGACGCCACAGGCGACGAGCAGGCCCGCCTCTGGGGCCTGGCCGTGCAGCTCTACAGCCTCAGACGCGACGGTGGCAGCGGTGCGGGCGATCTGCAGGGCCTGGTGCAGCTCGCCAAGGCAGCTGCCGGCAAGGGCGCCGATGCCCTGGCCATCAGCCCGCTGCACGCCATGTTCAGCGCCGATGGCAGTCGCTACAGCCCCTATTCGCCGTCGAGTCGGGTGTTCTTCAATGTGCTCTATGCCGCGCCAGAACTGGTGCTGGGCGCCGAGCCCGTGCGTCAGGCCATGCAGCGCGCCGGCCTGCAGGCGGAAGCCGAGCGCCTCGAACAGCTAGAGCTGATTGACTGGCCGGCCCTGGCCAAGCTGCGGCTGCGCCTGCTGCGTACCCTGCACCTAGAGTTTCGCACCGCCGCCGGCACACTGCGCGAGCGCTTCGAGGCCTTCCGCCGTGACGGTGGTGAAGCCCTGGAGAATCACTGCCGCTTCGAAGCCCTGCATGCCTCTTTCACCCAGGGTAATGCCTCGCCGAGCTGGCAGCATTGGCCGCAGCAGTATCGCGACCCCAAGAATCCTGCCGTGGCTGAATTCGCCGAACGCCATGCCCAGGACGTGGAGTTCTATGCCTTCACCCAGTGGCTGGCCAGCGAAGGGCTGTCCGCCGCCCAGAAGCAGTGCCGCGAATCGGGTATGAAGATTGGTCTGATCGCCGACATCGCCGTGGGCGCGGATGGGGGTGGCAGCCAGGCCTGGAGCCGCCAGGAAGAGCTGTTGGCTTCGGTCACCGTGGGTTGTCCGCCGGACCTGCTCAACCAGAAGGGTCAGGGGTGGGGCATTTCCGCCTTCTCGCCCTCCGGCATGGTCAAGCACGGCTTCCGCGCCTTCATCGAGATGCTCAAGGCCAACTTCGCGCACGCCGGCGGTGTGCGCATCGATCACGTAATGGGTCTGCAGCGCCTCTGGCTGGTGCCCGAGGGGGCTTCCCCGGCCGACGGTGCCTATCTTTCCTACCCTATCGACGACCTGCTGCGGCTGGTCGCCCTGGAGTCCTGGCGCCATCGGTGCGTGGTCATGGGCGAGGACCTGGGCACGGTGCCCGAGGGGTTCCGCGAACGCCTGGCCGAGCGCGCCGTCATGGGTATGCAGATACTGCTGTTCGAACGCGACGACAAAGCCTTCAAGCCCGCCGCGGGCTGGTCGGACACCGCCATGGGGATGCCCACTACCCACGATCTGCCAACCCTCACCGGCTGGTGGCAGGGCCGTGATGCCGACTGGCAGGAAAAGCTCGGCCTGCTTCCCGACGGCACCACGCGCCAGGACCGGCTCTACGAGCGCGCCGAGGATCGCCAATACCTGGCCAAGGTGCTGAACCTGGACGATACCCGCGAAAGCAATGTCGAACAGGCCGTCGACGCCGCCATCGAGTTCATCGGCCGCACCCCTGCGCCACTGATCATCCTGCCGGTGGAAGACGCCCTGGGTCAGCTGGAACAGGCCAACCTGCCCGGCACCACCAACGAACACCCCAACTGGCTGCGCCGCTGGGACGCTCCTGCGGAGCGCCTGCTGGACGCAACCACCCCTGAACGACGCCTAAGCGTGCTGAGCACTGCCCGTAACAATCCGGAGAACACTCGATGA